The following is a genomic window from Perognathus longimembris pacificus isolate PPM17 chromosome 20, ASM2315922v1, whole genome shotgun sequence.
CAGACTCATATCTATAATTAACTAATAAAgccattagtggagctgtggctcaagtggtacagtgctaggcttgagcacacaagcacagggatagtacccaagccctgagttcatgccccacgaccttcgaaaaggaaacaaaaaaagaaagcagtgccAGATTTGTGCAAGTGCATCTCAGATAACCTCATTTTCACAATTCCTTGGAAAGGGTTGCTCTTTCAACCaaccatcagtggctcatacctaaaatctagctaatgaggctgagatcaaaagactgtggtttaaagcctgcctaggcaggaaggttTGCCTATCTGCTTTCTCCAAATAACCCCATAAAGACTGGAAGTGCagttgtgactcaaaatggtagaaggctagccttcacttatagagctcagggacagcaaccagtccTTAAGATCAACCAAAACaccaatgaaaaggaagaaaacaaaaccattttttaTACCTTCTCATCCTCTACATCCCACTTTTTGGTTATCTTgtttggttcttttctttctttctttttcttgccagtcccggGTTTGACCTCAGGCcatgaggactgtccctggcttcttattgctcaaggctaacacttgagcctctgtgccacttctagattttctatataagtggtgctgagggattgaacccaggcttcatgtatgtgagtcaatcactaccagtaggccatatcccagccccacccaccttCGAGTGTTGACGGTAAATtaatgcttcattttattttgcagtaagtgtgtgtgtgtgtagctatatatacatatatgtgtgtacattgtatacatgtgtgtagtatgtgtgtatatatgtatatatgtatatatgtatatatgctgtgtgcctgtgtgcctgaAGCAAGTTTTGAAATAAGTGTATTCTCAGACAATTTGCTTCATTGTGGATGTTCTTTACCACAAATTGATTTTACaatcttgctggttaattagaggtgtagtcttacagacttttctccccaggctggctttcacctTTGATCATTCAGTTCTCAATCCACTGAGAAgggaagcttacaggcatgagccactggcacccagcttgcatGCCCATCATAGCTGAGTGGGAATGCCAGCCATTCAGTGACATGGGACACTGCGTCCCCTAGCTCAGCAGCCCCTATTCACCCTGCACATTGGACTCACTGGCAGCATGATGATGAAAATGGGTGAAAATTGCACATTGGGCCTTGGTGCCAAAAATGCCCCATCTTAAACTAAACACCAGGCCCATAATAGGTGGCCATTTTCTCTCGTGTTCTCCAGCACACATACCTTCTTACTTTTTCaatacccagggcttaatgtctcTAAACCAGACCTCATCACCGCTCTGGAACAAGGAAAAGAGCcctggagagggaaaaaaaaggaaccatCAGGAAAAACTATAGGTAAgtggaaatgaactaaacaacacCCCCAAAACACACGTGGAACTGATAAGGAAGACAGGACACAGAGAATAGGATTGCAACTTTCTACTAAACTGGAAATGTTAGtagtgagtttttttctttggccaggcctggggattgaatttagggcctgtgtggtgtgcttgagcctcttttgttcaagtctagtgtgCTAActccagagccacagctccctttctggttTTTAGTTGGGTTTGgacaaaaagaatctcatagacttttatcCTCTGTGGATTttcaaccccaatcctcagagctcagcctcctgagtgccaggatgataggcatgagttatcagtgtctttttcttgctttctcagaTGAGCAGTCTGCAGACACACAGTCCCCACGTAATGCATGTGGGAGAACCTTCAGGAAATTATCTGCCCTTGCTCTGCACCAGAGAATCCACTGTGAAAAgcaaccctatgaatgtaaagaaTGCCAGAAAACTTTTCGCTACTCCTCGGTGTTGCAGAAGCATCAACGAATTCACACTGGGGAGAAACCTTTCAAGTGTCAGCAGTGTGGCCAGTGCTTTAACCAGCTGTCCAATTGCAGACAACATTTCagaattcacacaggagagagaCCCTACCGATGCCAGGCATGTGAAAAATGCTTTACATGGAATTCAGTTCTTCAGACAGACAAGTATATCCACGCTGGAGAGAATCCTTACCAGTGCAAAGATTGTGACAAGTCATTTAGATATGTCTCCAGGCTGAAggaacatgagagaacacacacaggggagAGGCCATACCCATGTCTTGTATGTGGCAAAGCTTTTCGAAGATGTTCAAATCTAAAAAGCCACCAGCtgatacacacacaagaaaaatatcacaGATGCAATGCATGTGACAAATCGTTCACGCAGCGTGGGAATCTGATCATCCACCAGCAaatccacactggagagagaccTTACCAGTGTGCCCAATGTgataaatcctttaaaaaaatctcaacatcTCTGGAACACCAGAGAATACACACCCTGGAGAAGCCTCATGAGTGCAAATGCTGTGGCAAGAGCTTCCGGAACCTCTCCAATTTCAAACGACATGAGAGGACACACACGGGAGAGAAACGCTATACATGTGAACAGTGCCACAAGTCCTTCAAACACAGCTTCACCCTTAGAAGtcaccagagaatccacaccGGGGAAAAACCTTATGAGTGCAAACACTGTGGTAAAACCTTCTGTTTTATATCCAACTTGAAAGAACATGgcaggacacacacaggagagaagccatTCACATGTGAACAGTGCCAGAAATCTTTCAAATACAGCTCCAACCTCAGAGCtcaccagagaatccacactggggagaaaccttatgaatgcaaaCACTGTGGTAAGACTTTCCGGGAAAACTCCGACTTAAAACGTCATGGGAGCACACACACGGAAAAGAAGTGCTACAACTGTGAGCAGTGCCACAAATCCTTCAAACACAGCTTCACTCTTAGAAGGCACCAGAGAGGCCACACTGGGGAAAGACCCTACAAATGCCAATCATGTGGCAAATCATTTATACACAGCTCATATCTGAGGAATCATGAGAAAATCCATATGCCAAAAGAACCCTAAAAATTCAAGGAATGAGGAATGTCCTTTCCAAACTACTCAAGCCAGAAGAAACACAGAGGAAACCATACTGGAAGAAAACATACAAACACTGAGAATTCAGAAAAGGTTCCCACTAAGCCCAGGCATTACAATGAGCACAGAAactaggaaggagagaagacagaaaggaaggggatGGATGACATCAGTAAACCACTGCTCCAGTTGGCTAAAACACAAGAATCCGTACACATAGCTTAAGTATGGATGGCATTATGGAGTGGCAAACATGagattctgggtttgaactcctggaaatgcagaaaagaatgggaggctgagatttggaggggGCATGTCTACAGTGGTGGAGTTTGCCCAGCAAGTTTGAGCCTTATATTCAAAAGTAACCCTACACAAAGAATGGACTTGGCCAGGCCCTGTTCACTCACACTTGGACTcccagctgttcaggaagctgagatctgaagagcatggtgtgaagacaggcagggcaggaaggtccatgagactcttatctccaattaatcattaataAAAGTGACCAGAAATACAGcaatggctcaaggggtggaactCCATcttaaagcaaaagaagttcaaggatagtgcccaggctccaagatgaagaaggaaaggaaatggtcaATGTTTAAGGAGAAAAACTAGCCTGACCATGGAAGAATGGATGCATATTTCAAGTTGGAATTTTTACAATGTCCAATAATATTTGTTTatagatgataaataaataatttcaagcACCAGGAAACAGTGAAAAAATTCTCTTTTAAAGCGTGTAAGTAAATTATAAGCCTGCAGTTCCTAATGTAAATCCGGGGACACTGAGTTCTAAGGGCAAGGGCAAGAAGGTTTTTTAGTAAGTTTAATCACACTTAATATAAAGGACTTTTGTGAATGTATAATTGTGTTTTAA
Proteins encoded in this region:
- the LOC125368125 gene encoding zinc finger protein 69-like; its protein translation is MLVRIHCEKQPYECKECQKTFRYSSVLQKHQRIHTGEKPFKCQQCGQCFNQLSNCRQHFRIHTGERPYRCQRGNLIIHQQIHTGERPYQCAQCDKSFKKISTSLEHQRIHTLEKPHECKCCGKSFRNLSNFKRHERTHTGEKRYTCEQCHKSFKHSFTLRSHQRIHTGEKPYECKHCGKTFCFISNLKEHGRTHTGEKPFTCEQCQKSFKYSSNLRAHQRIHTGEKPYECKHCGKTFRENSDLKRHGSTHTEKKCYNCEQCHKSFKHSFTLRRHQRGHTGERPYKCQSCGKSFIHSSYLRNHEKIHMPKEP